The Triplophysa rosa linkage group LG25, Trosa_1v2, whole genome shotgun sequence genome window below encodes:
- the LOC130548326 gene encoding elongation factor 4-like, which produces MKNIRNFAIIAHVDHGKSTLADRLIELCGNISNREMKNQILDSMPLERERGITIKAQTVRLNYKAKDGNEYQLNIIDTPGHVDFSYEVSRSLIACESSLLIIDATQGVEAQTISNVYHAIEENHEIMPVLNKIDLPSAEPDKVIKELEEMIGIDGSNSIMVSAKRGIGINELLEKIVTDLPAPDGDPNAPLRALLIDSWYDVYLGIVILIRVKDGCISLGDDITMMSNNKKYIVDRLGIFNPKMEKCQTLYSGEIGFITAAIKDIEETAIGDTITHTKNPTLSPFPGFKSSNPVVFCGIFPKDETNFSEMKKSIAKLKLNDNSFHYEVEKSTALGTGFRCGFLGLLHMDIICERLRRESNIDLVATAPSVVYKVVMKDGKVIEIYNPSDLPDPSEIQHIEEPWIKGTVITSADYLGAIITLCEEKRGEHINLTYVNNQVMLEYNLPLNEIVFDFNDSVKSLSKGFASFNYELSDYRPGKLVKVSIIVHNNIVDGLSFITHYDKAPQQGRDVCSKLKDLIQRHQFKIAIQAAIGGKIIARETIAGFRKGVTDKLYGGDRTRKMKLLEKQKEGKKRMEGLGKVNIPQSAFLAVAQVNKK; this is translated from the coding sequence ATGAAAAATATCAGAAATTTTGCTATTATTGCTCATGTTGACCATGGAAAATCTACTCTTGCTGACAGGTTAATTGAATTATGTGGGAATATTTCCAACAGAGAGATGAAGAATCAAATACTTGATTCAATGCCATTAGAGCGTGAGCGTGGTATTACCATCAAGGCGCAAACTGTAAGATTAAACTATAAAGCGAAAGATGGCAATGAATATCAATTAAACATTATTGACACACCTGGCCATGTTGATTTTTCATATGAGGTAAGCCGAAGTTTAATAGCGTGTGAGAGTTCGCTTTTAATAATTGATGCGACTCAAGGGGTTGAGGCGCAAACCATTTCTAATGTGTATCATGCAATAGAGGAAAATCATGAAATCATGCCTGTTTTAAACAAGATTGATCTTCCAAGTGCGGAGCCAGATAAAGTAATCAAAGAGCTAGAGGAAATGATTGGGATTGATGGATCGAATTCTATCATGGTATCTGCTAAGAGAGGGATTGGAATTAATGAGTTATTAGAAAAAATTGTTACTGATCTTCCAGCTCCAGATGGGGATCCAAATGCACCGTTAAGGGCTTTATTAATTGACAGTTGGTATGATGTTTATCTTGGAATTGTAATTCTTATCAGAGTGAAGGATGGGTGTATATCTTTAGGTGATGATATAACGATGatgtcaaacaacaaaaaatatattgttgacAGACTTGGAATATTTAATCCGAAGATGGAAAAGTGTCAAACTCTTTATAGTGGCGAGATAGGATTTATCACAGCTGCGATCAAGGACATTGAGGAAACTGCAATTGGTGACACAATAACTCATACCAAAAATCCAACTTTATCACCATTTCCAGGATTCAAATCAAGCAATCCGGTAGTATTTTGTGGAATTTTTCCGAAGGATGAAACAAATTTTTCAGAAATGAAGAAAAGtattgccaagttaaagctaaATGACAACAGTTTTCATTATGAAGTAGAGAAATCAACAGCTCTTGGAACTGGATTCAGATGTGGGTTTTTAGGTCTGCTACACATGGATATTATATGTGAACGTCTTCGTCGAGAGAGCAATATAGATCTTGTAGCTACAGCGCCGAGTGTAGTGTATAAGGTAGTAATGAAGGATGGGAAAGTAATAGAAATATATAATCCGAGTGATTTACCAGATCCATCAGAGATTCAACATATTGAGGAACCGTGGATAAAGGGAACGGTTATCACATCAGCTGACTATTTAGGTGCAATTATAACCTTATGTGAGGAGAAGCGAGGTGAGCATATAAATCTTACATATGTAAACAACCAAGTTATGTTAGAATACAATCTACCGTTAAATGAGATTGTTTTTGATTTTAATGACAGTGTTAAGTCTCTTTCCAAAGGTTTTGCTAGTTTTAATTATGAGCTTTCAGATTACAGACCTGGAAAATTAGTAAAAGTATCAATTATTGTTCACAACAACATTGTTGATGGACTATCTTTTATCACGCATTATGACAAAGCTCCTCAACAAGGTCGTGATGTATGTAGTAAGCTAAAAGATCTAATCCAGAGGCATCAATTCAAGATTGCTATTCAAGCAGCGATTGGGGGGAAAATTATTGCTCGTGAAACAATTGCGGGTTTCCGTAAAGGAGTtactgacaagctttatggaggaGACAGAACCCGTAAGATGAAATTATTAGAGAAGCAAAAGGAAGGAAAAAAACGTATGGAAGGACTTGGAAAAGTAAACATTCCACAGAGTGCATTTTTAGCAGTTGCGCAAGTCAATAAGAAGTAA
- the LOC130548569 gene encoding aspartyl/glutamyl-tRNA(Asn/Gln) amidotransferase subunit B-like: protein MVEIMNWEIVIGIETHAQVISQSKLFSTSRNNFGDEANENVNMLDAALPGQLPVLNEFCVKQAIKTALGINATVSKVSIFDRKHYFYPDLPPGYQITQFYQPIARNGYILIEDSNGKEKKINISSMHLEQDAGKLIIKDSKTLLDLNRAGCALMEIVSAPDMRSIDEAVSYVEKLRNILVYLGTCDGNMQEGSFRTDVNVSIRKQGEEKFGTRCEIKNLNSIRFMRKAIKYEVERQINLLEEGNEVIQQTMLFDEATGETKPMRSKADAVDYMYFNDPDLPNLIVSQEEIDLINSTIPELPDEKKSRFIMEYNLTSQDSSILTKEKEVADFFEKKTI from the exons ATGGTGGAAATAATGAACTGGGAAATAGTAATTGGGATAGAAACTCATGCGCAAGTTATATCACAAAGCAAATTATTCTCTACATCCAGAAACAATTTTGGTGATGAggcaaatgaaaatgttaatatGTTAGATGCTGCATTACCTGGACAATTACCAGTATTAAATGAATTTTGTGTCAAACAAGCGATCAAGACAGCGCTTGGGATTAATGCGACAGTAAGCAAAGTTTCTATTTTTGATCGTAAGCATTATTTTTACCCAGACCTACCACCTGGATATCAAATAACTCAATTTTATCAACCAATTGCAAGAAATGGTTATATATTAATTGAGGATTCGAATggcaaagagaaaaaaatcaacatttcCAGCATGCATCTAGAGCAAGATGCTGGGAAGTTAATAATCAAAGACAGCAAAACATTATTAGATCTAAATCGAGCAGGATGTGCTTTAATGGAGATTGTTTCTGCTCCTGACATGAGATCTATTGATGAAGCAGTTTCTTATGTTGAGAAGCTAAGAAACATTCTTGTATATTTAGGAACCTGTGATGGAAACATGCAAGAAGGGTCATTCAGGACTGATGTAAATGTTTCTATTCGCAAACAAGGTGAGGAAAAATTTGGTACCAGATGTGAGATCAAAAATCTGAATTCAATTCGTTTCATGAGAAAAGCGATAAAGTATGAAGTTGAAAGACAGATCAACCTACTTGAGGAAGGAAATGAAGTAATTCAGCAAACGATGCTTTTTGATGAGGCAACTGGGGAAACAAAGCCGATGAGATCAAAAGCAGATGCTGTAGATTACATGTATTTCAATGACCCTGACCTACCAAATCTAATAGTTTCTCAAGAGGAGATtgatttaattaattcaacaaTTCCCGAGCTACCTGACGAGAAAAAGTCACGTTTTATAATGGAATACAATCTAACTTCACAAGATTCATCAATTCTTACCAAGGAGAAAGAAGTTGCTGATTTTTTTGAAAAG aaaacaatctAA